In the Calditrichota bacterium genome, CGGCGAGGTAGAAGTGATCATCGATGAAGAGCGCGCCTTCGATGCGGTCGTCGTTGAGGGCCGCGCCGACGTTGAGGGAGCGGCGGAGGTCCCAGGGGTCGGCGTCGGCTCCGGGGAACTGGCGGACCGCGGACCAGGTGAGGGGTCCGTTGCCGGGGTTGTCGAGGGTCAGGGCGACCTCGAGACGGTCGTCCGGTGCGATAGACCTCACCACCGCATCCGGGTCCGGCACCAGCCGGCTGTGAAGGAGCGCAAAGTCGAGTTCAACGTCCTCCCCGGCTCCTACTGCAATTCGGTGATACTGGGGGAGATAGTCTTCCCGGGTCAGATCAAACTCATACTCCCAGGCCGGCAAACGCTCGAAGGAGTAGCGCCCATCCTGGTCGGTTATTGCCGAATGTCCAAAGTGACGCGCCACGAGCAAGACGCCTTCGATGGGTTGATCGTTATCGGCCGGGTCGGTTACACGCCCGCTTAGGCTGCCGAAGCCGTCGACGACGAAGATGTGTGCGGGGAGTTCGACCAGCCTCCGACGGGGGTCATTGGAAGTGATGACGATGGTGCGAGAGTATTCGCCGAATTCGAGATCGGCGGTTGCTGCAACGATCCGAACTTCAGCTGCTTCACCTGCTTCGATGATCCACTGTTCATCTTCGAATGAAATCCAGTCCGGACCGTCGCCAATGTCGGCAATGGCAACAGTCAGGCGATGGATTTCATCCTGCTGCTCTGCGAGGTTACTCACGACCAGAATGAACTCGACGTCATCATCACGCGCTACCGGTCCATACTCGATGGCATCCACTTCCAATCCGAGCACACCATACTGCTCGGCCTGACCGTCATGGTAGATGTAGGCGACATTTTGACCCCAGTTGCCACCGGCGATCAGGTTGAAGCCGTTGTGGGTGAGGCCTTGATGCGGGAAGTCATTTCGGGATTGAAACTCCCGGACGCGTTCCGCTCGGTTATTCTCCCAGTCGATGCGGAATTGGGAGATGAAA is a window encoding:
- a CDS encoding carboxypeptidase regulatory-like domain-containing protein; translation: MTRRNFKLTLLLIAFLPVTLSAQQFGEVLSQFNLPFTQNGGLAWDGEMIWGACRAAPCRLYRIDPADNYRVVLNVAIQQAGNAPDAIGMGFDPTTGLIWVNQWMGGDQRSIACLYDMEGRQVRQVQLPRGGHWDFAFDGDIVYGSSEDAGGEGNANAYRIYQLNRDGQAVREGPNLRTNANHGRMLSLAHVPAHADGQFWLMSQSFISQFRIDWENNRAERVREFQSRNDFPHQGLTHNGFNLIAGGNWGQNVAYIYHDGQAEQYGVLGLEVDAIEYGPVARDDDVEFILVVSNLAEQQDEIHRLTVAIADIGDGPDWISFEDEQWIIEAGEAAEVRIVAATADLEFGEYSRTIVITSNDPRRRLVELPAHIFVVDGFGSLSGRVTDPADNDQPIEGVLLVARHFGHSAITDQDGRYSFERLPAWEYEFDLTREDYLPQYHRIAVGAGEDVELDFALLHSRLVPDPDAVVRSIAPDDRLEVALTLDNPGNGPLTWSAVRQFPGADADPWDLRRSLNVGAALNDDRIEGALFIDDHFYLA